The sequence AAGTTACGACTTCTGAAAGACAGCTCTAAAAACAGACCTGATTTTTCGACGGCCGTAATTttaataccgttgatccaatgtcaaaaattgtatgattttctaaaagcttagaaagagacctttcaaatggtgtgtttcaatccgAAATTtcgttggggccctaatttgtcatttttcggccttggaccatggtatggccaaattgacAAATAGTTTTGTTGCTggaatatgaactttgattacaccatttgaaaggtctctttgtaagctttcggaaaatcaaaaaattattgcaattggatccacggaatttaagttatggcagctgaaagagtctccCAAACAATTTAAACGGGGTTGGTGGTGGTGTAGCTGAAGATCTTTCAGCAGCCACAACTTTTGTTCtgatgatccaatttcaaaaatttcatgattttctgaaagcttacaaagatacctttcaaatggtgtgtttcaatccaacaTTTTGTTGGgaccctaatttgtcatttttccgccttggaccatgggctatttattATCCACGTATAACCAAATTGACATATAGTTTTATTGCTGGAATATGAAACATTTGACTTTCTAAGCTTTTCGGAAAATcaaaaaatcattgaaattggatccacagaattcaagttatggcagctgaaagagccCCCAAAATTGAAAGATAGGGAGAGAGAGTACATAACACTGTGTCCTAGATCCTCACCTCTGTGGGATGTTTGCGTAGGAACTCTCTGAGAGTGTTGGCATCTCCGGCTGCAGCACGATGACGGCGACGGCAGGGTTCTGGACAGGATCAGGATCTTGAGATGCAGTCCAATGTCGTCACTGTCCAGCCCTCCTGCAGACTCTGCCAGGGGAGGTTGCAAAGAAAGAGACAgaccataataatattatgaggTCATTTCCTGTATGTACACGGACCTCaaccaaattttggattgaatacatcatttgaaaggtctctttctaagctttcagaaaatcataaaattcttgacattggatcaacgatacttaagttaatggctgttgaaagatgtacatctacaatgtatatacaacatcattgatagttggttAATTAATTGGTTGCAGTACTCGTTGGAGAACAGTGATGAGGATTCTCTGGAGTTTCAGTGTGGAGTGCTCTCTCAGTCGGACACTGTCTCCAAGACCTTCACACTGCACAACATCAACCCTGTGCAAGTAAGTGCTCCTTGTTACAATAAGTCCTCTCAATGTAATGCTACTGTCATCTGccttaattatgtacacttgTACTTACTTATACGTATGTACAAGTTGTTTGCACATATCCACAGTTGCTCGAACTGACTATTTATGATATACATGAGCCACGTTATAATCCTTACAACGACTCTTAGTAGTGTTTCTGTTACACGTACATTTTGTACAGTGTTCGtacaaattcataattatggcctgCTGATACGTTAGTTTGTCTCTGCAGATATCCATCATTTCCTACTCTGTGAGTGTCAACCTCCCGTTTACGAGTGTCCAACTGTCCTCCGTACACCCCACCACTAATGGCACCCCCCActccacccccctcacaccctcGAACCTGAACACAGCGCCCAATTCACCGTGACTACCACTAATGGCACCCCCCActccacccccctcacaccctcGAACCTGAACACAGCGCCCAATTCACCGTGACTGTGTCTAATCCAAACACCATCAGTACCTACAGCGGGGAAGTCATCGTCAACACATCGTTTGATAAAGTGCTACACGTTCCTGTTTATTTCAAGACGGCCGAGAGTAGATTGAAAGTGAGCCCTGGGGCAATTAGTTTCAAGGGGATTTTCCCCTACCTGAGGGCAAGGGTCGGATTGAGTGCACGGAATTTATTTCATAAAGCTGTCGACGTGACCtctgtgaactctgaccttgATGACCCCCGGGTATACTTTGAAGAGAGTGTGGATGGTTTGCCACGACTGAGACCAACGGAAAAAGTTGAGGTAATAAATCGGAACCGTATTGTTACTGTGAACGTACTGTTACGGAACCTCTTTTTATAACAGACACTTTTGGGGAGCATGTTTTTGGTCAGTAAACCGAGGTGGCCTTTGTCGAGGGGTTGCTTTGTACACAAACCGTTCATTGGGGACCCGTGTGCATGCTGTGTACACacttaacacacacactcaccatacccccctccccccacacactcaccatacccccccccacacacacacacacacacagattggcTCTGTTGTGATTGACCCCCTACTGGGGGACACTGTATATCTGAAAAAGCCGGCCAGCTCCCTCGGGTTGTGGTCCTCTAACTCAGCCCCCCAGGACCCGTCTCGAGAGCTACAGCTACTCACCACTCTGTGGGCCTCTTGGAGGGGCCTGGTGGACGATGGACGCACAGTGTAAGCCTCTCCTGACTTACAgttcaatgtgtgtgtgtgccccagAAGAGCtacaatcatgcatatacagcCCCAGTATATTTTTCGGTTTAGCATTTTAGAGTACTGGTTTTAGTTGCTTTAAATCAATTTCTATATGGATACTGTACGTAGGTACAATGTAAGTCAGGTGGCACTGATTGTTACAATTGCTCATAgccagcctataattatttttataaatGTACTTGTTGGGGATGCCATAAGCAAATGGTTCAacctttctctctctctctcttgcagTTTCAATGCCAGTATTGTAGTGAGCTCTGTTGGAGGTGGAGAGGTACGAGTGCCTGTAGATGTGAGCCTGGCCTGGCCTAACCTGGTCAAGGAGAAGCTGGTCACACTGGAGCCAACCACAGTGGGAAACACATCAGTGAGTCAGGGTACCTAGTCtaacatgtatacacacgCTGCCTGGTCTTGTTACTTCACTCACAGTAACCTCCCCCAATATCTCCTCTTTTCCCCCACTTACTCCCTTTATTATTAGTCTAGAGCTGTCATGTCTTAGGCAGCAGAAGTGAGTGCATGGGCACTCTCACAGTATTTGATAGCATGTAATCTCACCCAAGGCTAGTACACTCCGTACACCACTgtacattatatacagtatgtagtgattagttgcctaccacactcatTGGTTTACTACCACACTCTTTAGTTCCCTACCACACTCATTGGTTTACTACCACACTCATTAGTTCCCTACCACACTCATTGGTTTACTACCACACTCTTTAGTTCCCTACCACACTTTTTAGTTACCTACCACACTCAGATTTAGTTCCCTACCACACTCGTTAGTTCCCTACCGCACTCATTAGTTACCTATCACACTCTTTAGTTACCTACTACACTCGTTCTTTTGCTATAGATTCACCGTCTCCGCATAACGAACCCGTCAGACGTGCCCCTACTGGTTCAACCAGTTTTCCTCAGTCACTATACTCACCCGCAAACCATCATCGACTCTCTATTGGACCGATTCGACCCACGACTACGAAATCTCAACTTTTCTCATTTGTCAAATTCCTTCAGTTTTGTATCTAGTGCATCACCTGAGACAGCCCTGGCCACAACGCTACTGCCTCCACACAGTAAACTGTTTGAAATGGCGGTTGCTTTCAGTCCTAAAGTAGACCAGGAGTTGAATACGCTGCTTTTGTTGAGAAACAACTTGACTGTGTTTGATTACGTCATTGTGCAGGGGAGCGGGGTTCAGGGTTCATTTGCTATCGACAGTGTCCAGCCCGGCACTGAACCTCTCATGTTTGAGTTCCCCAACTCTGTCATGGAGAACTGTTTAGGTAGGTCAagcatggacacacacacacacacacacacacacacacacacacacacccagctATTAGGCACCATTAGAGACTTAACATTTTCCGTAATTATTGTTCATTTTAAAATGTACGTATTATTTCCATGCCTCTCAATAAgttatgtgttgtgtgttacATACAGACAGATGCTGTAACTACATTTACTGCCATAGCGtgcctgtacacacactcctaaccccccccccacacacacacacagctggtaCTGTTGTGGACCCGCTAGCAGATCCCCTCAAGCTCACCAAGACCTTTAGAATGCATAACTCTGGCTCCACCTCCATCACCTTGCGTATCATCGGACTGGAGGGTGGCAGTTGTGACGGGAGAGGCTTCGTTATCTCTAACTGTAACAAGGACATCACCATTAAACCAAACCGATCAAAGAAAATTGAAATAACGTAAGTCAGAATCCCTTCAGCAAGTTCTatcagtgtgtgtatatgtacagtgtgtatcacagtataattacatgtatataccgtatagcgggttattttcgtatggttcAAATTTTCGGatatttcgtattgaagagtatgatacgaaaattaaaactacgaaattctATCGCAATAGGTTCAACATCACTATCCTGATCTGTACAAATATTTAAAATTCGAACTATTTAAATGGGTAGAATTTATACACAAATtttcaccaacgaaaattacctgctatacagtatactgatGTGCCGTACGTATCTTGCAACAGTGTATTACAAATCTCATCATCCATACGTGCAGGTTCACTCCAGATTACACACTGACCCAAGTCTCCACCACTCTACGATTACAAACCTCCACTGGCAACGAGTTCCTCTACCCTCTACTAGCCATCCTCCCCCACCAACTATTAGCGGCGTGTATTGCCTTGCAGCCTCGGCCCGAATGGGAGAAAACACTGGCCTGGTTGTCTGTACCGTTTTGGCTGCTTGTCATACTCTGCCTTGTAGCTACAGTATTCGTGTAGACCAAGTTCGGAATGAGGAGCAGTAGTTCTGTGTCCTATAAAAGTGAGGCGAAAGCAACGAAAGGCTCTGGAGAAGTATTCGATTTGAAGAAGTTGTCAAAGTCTATGGATGTGCTGTCCAAGAAGGTCCAGGAATTAGGAGAGAAAAGGTCAGTGCAGAGTGCAGAGTGCAGAGTTCGTGTGTGTACATCCATGTTTATACTTACGATTAGTTGCTtgtttttctctgtttttactCAATGAAGTATGCATCTATTTTGTATGAAGTAAAGTTTATTTGCTACCTACatttaattgtataattatggttgttcTTTTTTTATTCTGTGTTTTTCTCTTTCGTGCAGTTCTAACCAGAAGTCTGAGTCCACTGGTCAATCTATGAAAATTGAAGTAACTCGAGAGCCTCCTAAACCGTCTACCGATAAGAACACTCCCGTATCTAAACCTAAGCCTGAGCCGCTAGTAACCCCACTACTGCTCAAGAAATACCCACTCTCAGACATCGTGTGGTACAAAACAAGATCGAGAGAAAACCATCATCACAGGAAACTATCACCTCATTGCAACCTGTTCCGTCTAGATCACACACGGCTGTTACTTCCACGCTGAAGGGAATGTCCCTCAAGATCCCCATTGCTCCTGTTACTGAGCCGAGTGTTATCTCCCCACCTAGAACAGGCACGGACAATCACACTGGAGCTAGAGAGCAGACCCAACCTTGTACTCCAACTACCGGTGCACCAGCGCAACTCTGCTCATCCCCCACCAAACTAAAGCGTAGCAGCGAGAAAACCATCCCCGAAAAAACCGCGTCCAAAGGCGAGATCATTTCAAAAACACCCACGGAAACTAATCCGAGCTCTCCACCAGCGAATGTAAGAAAATCAAAAATCGTACGAAAATTGAAGCCTCTAAAGATAACGCCTGATAGTTCACCCCTCCCCCCGTCCAGACGGAAGGAGCTGGAGAGGAAGGTCTCGGAGAGTAGCATTGTTTCTAGCAACAGTGATTTGGCATCTACGGGTACCGACAAGTCGGAGGAAGTGGAAACACCTAGCCAGGTCAGTCTCTTAATTAGATAAAGTAATATTGCACACACTTTATGTGTAAGCCATTGTATACGTATTATGTTTAAATACTAATAATTGTCATTGTAATTTGTATAttctgtgtactgtactgtacatgtacatgcgtaGGCTGTTAATATTCCTGTATAATAATCGGAAATAATACACAAACGCTTGTCAGGTCTGTACTTGTTTTTTAagtgacatgtacatgcatgtaaatacaCCATTCCCCACATAATACTTGATTTACGGTTTATACTTCTATATCTCTGTGTAGGTGGTAACTGTGGTAGCTGAAGTGAAGAAGCCTCCACCACCTGTCACCAAGGAGCCCAACACTGGCCAGACCATCCATCCTCCCGACACGCCCGAGAGTACAGAGGTCATGTCACCAAGAACAGAACTGGTCGACAAAAAAGAACTGCCGATTAGTACCATTCGAATGAAAGGAAAGAGGAAACCTCGACAACAGATCAAGAAAGAGGAAAAAGCTCGTAAAaaggagagagggagagacaAAGAACGAGAGAAAGAAAAGGATACGGACAAAACAGACGCTAAGCAACTAGTTGGTTCATTTGAAGATTCCTCTTCGTCTAATTCCACTGAGCAACTTGACAACGACAGCACACCTCCTCTTGAAGATACGGTACAAACTGAAACTAAAACCAACGTGCAATGTGACAAAACTACTGAGAATGAACTCAATAAACTATCAGAGACGACTATTATCGACGTATCCCCAAACAAGGGCAATGAAATACCGGTACTCGTGTCCCCAGCTGTTCCCAGTACTGCCATCAAGACTGGTCGTACAACTAAGACCACAAAACAAGAAACTAAAGAGACGTTCACTGACTCGTTTTCAAGAACACCAGATCAAGCCGCCACTTACGGTACTAAGAAAATCAGTACTGGCAAAAAACCTTCTGAGAAAATTAAATCACCCATTGTTGAGAAGATCACACAACTAGTTGAAGACAATCTTCTCGAACACCAGCTGAAATCAGATGAGAACGTTAGACAGCGGCCACAAACTCTGCATGTTGTACCTATCATAAGGAGCGAGTTGATTGAAGAACCTGTTATCGTAATTCCAATGGACTCTGATAGCTTGGTTGAAACGGATGGTGTGACACATACTCTACTCAGTGTGGACTCTGGTAAAGGCGGTTCTCAGAGTCTGCCCACTTCTCCTCACGAACTGGCTGCTTCTTTACTCTCCAATAACTCGGCCATTATGCGTAGGAAGCAGAAGAGCGATCGTGACAAACCTGACGATGGACAGGAAGATGATGACTACCAACTCCCGGAACAAGACGAGCAAAGTGAAACTGAAATGACGAAACCAATTGAAGCACCACTGAGTCCACAGAAAGATGAATCTTCTCATAATTCAAGCGACAATGAGTTCAAGCCGCCTCTATCTACACTCTCCCTGAACGCAGAACCATTTTATCCATCTCCAACTTTTGCACCGAAATCTGGCCCAAGTCTACGAGCAGATCCGAGGAAATTTGGTCCCGACCACAGCTCCCAGCCCAGAGGACCACCCCCTGGTTTATCACCAACTCCTGATGATGCCCACATGCGTCCCTACCCTGAGGGATCGTACTTTAAGAGACCACATCCGTTATGAGGAGGCAAATCGATGACCCCCTCACCACCTTTACCGTATTTCCCCGAGGGATCGCATATGCCGTACAGTGACTATCCCTCACTTGAACACCACAATCCAATGGCAATGGACGAACCGTACAGTGGGCCTGAGGACTTCCCACCGATGCCTATGGGGCGTCATAGTCGAGAGCACTATCGTGGTCGCTCACCAATGATGGCACCAAAGAGCGGACATAGCAGACAACACATGCATCCGAATATGGAAGCGTATATGCATCACCTGTACATGCAGAGAGCACGAGAGTACAGCTATCGTCCACAAGGACCATGGGACCACCACCATCACTCACACAGGCTCCAGGTGCCACCCATGGAGGAGGGGGGCATATATGACCAGCAGTATTTGAGAAAGAGACAATACATCATGAAACTTATTGAACGGGAAAGAGCTATTGCTGCTATGGAAAGAGATGAACCTAGACATCCTATTGATGCCCCCTCCCCTGCCAAGTTTGAACCAGATGTTAGCCCCTCCTCTATTGGATCGAGAGGATGGGACAATCCAGACTTCAGCGAGCAGTCCCCGGAAGACCCTGACTTGATTCCCTATCGTCAAAGTAATCTATTGCCAGAGAGACCAAGAAGGAGCCGTACTTACAGCATGGAGAGTGATCTAGGAGGAGAGTTTGTGACTGATTTCCCTGCTGTCTCGGCCGTGGGTGCTCCGGGTCAACAGTTCTCGTCTCGCGGGGAGAAGGGCTCTGTCTCCAGCAAGAGTCTGGCACCAGGAAGGTCTAGGAGTGCTGGCTGGCCTGCTGGGGAGGGAAAGGTGAGAgattattttgttttttttgtaCATTGTTTTACATATTTTATGACTGTACATTCCTTGTGgtatatatatgtgtgtgtatgttttaGCAGACGTACAGTATACCCTGTGTATATTATTCTGATCATGATActccctctctctcctctgCAGAGCACCAGTCCTAACTGGGACAGCCCCAACACGTGGTCAACAGACACTGCTCCATTCTACAGTAATGACAATACCTCCGATATGAGCCCCCTACCTATCAGCAGTGGCACCACCGACCCAACCTCACCCTCCGAGGACACCACACTCTCAACCACCACCTATGACCTCTTTGAGAACCAAAGTATCTGGAGCCTGAGCAACGCTGATAGTTCAACACTTCTTTCCTGGGCCCAACAGAAATCTGAACCCTCACAAAGCAAGACTGAGTAAAGCCCCCCTCTGACACTGCAACGATTTGGACTATGAATTTTGGATAACGATTTCAACTTAACCTCATTTCAATTGAGTTGTCTGCTATTAGCTCTAGTATCAGCATTTTAGTGAGTGATTATCTAGCCAGCTATCtagtttattattgttatcGTGTAGCTACTAGTAGATCGTTCAGTTGTCATTTTGAGAGCTGTATGTGTTTAGTAGCTAGCTGATGACATTATTGTGTCTTGGCATTATGAATTAACCATTAACAATTTGTGACCTGCCGGGTAATGTATACTCACATACATGCAAGTATAAGGAATGTAGAcagagtattattattatacatgtagtctcgCACTCCTGATTAAAATTGGTATCGACCTAGCGTTTAAATAGAAAACATCCGGGGCTGGCTGCGCGAGACTACAGACTACTGCATGAGGgtgattaattattataaggtaATTAAAAATGCTATTTTACACAGCCAAAATTTCATGCAGGACATGCAGGGGGATACTAGAACCATCATAATTGGCTGAATaatttgtatataatttatacgcATGCAGTACCAGCAACGTAACGTATTTGTCATAATGATGATGGTTCTATTATCCCCATGCATGCCCATGCTGCATGTGATATTGTCGTGTACCATGATTATAAATACGACCATGTCACTTTCCCCCATCCACCACAACTCTATAGGCACGCTGTTTCTAATCTATGTAATCATGGACACTCTGATGGGACAAGTTGAAGACGTTAATTGTCAAGCCCGTTACCAAGGAAACATGACAACTTGATCATCAAGGAAACTTTGACAATGTTTAGCCTAGTATGCAGTATACGTCATAAATGTTGCATTTTTCtaccgctataattatgacacaatAAAAGTGGCAAattaaagatcattaactaatAGCAATCCACTAAGAGTTGTGTGTAATATTTATACCAAATATAAACCTTAAAGTGTTGATGAGCTCTTTTATTATGCTACACAGTACAATAAATTTATTACAGTGGAGCTGTTACTGTAAGCTAGGTTAGTTTAGATTCCATTTGTTGGGCAAAGTCTCCACGACTAATGACAGGAGACTCGAGTGCTTGGATGAGTGCTCCtagtgtgggggcgggggtgGATCTTGTCAACCATTGCTCCAGTAGTTTAGTAAAACACATATCAGAGTCGTTCGGATAGTCTCTCTTGATGGCCTGAACAcaagtgtgtgcgtgtgtgtgtgtgtgtgtgtgtgtgtgtgtgcgtgcgtgtgtgtgcgtgtgcgtgcgtgtgtgtgtgtgcgtgtgtgtgtgtgtgcgtgcgtgtgtgtgtgtgtgtgtgtgtgtgtgcgtgtgtgtgtgcgtgtgcgtgcgtgtgtgtgtgtgtgcgtgtgtgtgtgtgtgtgcgtgcgtgtgtgtgtgtgtgtgtgtgtgtgtgtgtgtgtgggtgtacatgTGAACTACTGATTTCAATACTACATCTATAGAGTCACTGACACCACAGGCACACAGAGGATTATAGGAATGAGGATAATATTGCTTAtaggctaataataataaatgggTTTGCACATGCAGGCTAATTATGACCAATCAGACCATCTGGCACATTCCTTAACTGATGATGCACGACTGTATGAGCACAGGGCTATTAGTACAC comes from Halichondria panicea chromosome 3, odHalPani1.1, whole genome shotgun sequence and encodes:
- the LOC135334063 gene encoding transmembrane protein 131-like isoform X3 is translated as MAVAFSPKVDQELNTLLLLRNNLTVFDYVIVQGSGVQGSFAIDSVQPGTEPLMFEFPNSVMENCLAGTVVDPLADPLKLTKTFRMHNSGSTSITLRIIGLEGGSCDGRGFVISNCNKDITIKPNRSKKIEITFTPDYTLTQVSTTLRLQTSTGNEFLYPLLAILPHQLLAACIALQPRPEWEKTLAWLSVPFWLLVILCLVATVFV
- the LOC135334063 gene encoding muscle M-line assembly protein unc-89-like isoform X1 — its product is MSLKIPIAPVTEPSVISPPRTGTDNHTGAREQTQPCTPTTGAPAQLCSSPTKLKRSSEKTIPEKTASKGEIISKTPTETNPSSPPANVRKSKIVRKLKPLKITPDSSPLPPSRRKELERKVSESSIVSSNSDLASTGTDKSEEVETPSQVVTVVAEVKKPPPPVTKEPNTGQTIHPPDTPESTEVMSPRTELVDKKELPISTIRMKGKRKPRQQIKKEEKARKKERGRDKEREKEKDTDKTDAKQLVGSFEDSSSSNSTEQLDNDSTPPLEDTVQTETKTNVQCDKTTENELNKLSETTIIDVSPNKGNEIPVLVSPAVPSTAIKTGRTTKTTKQETKETFTDSFSRTPDQAATYGTKKISTGKKPSEKIKSPIVEKITQLVEDNLLEHQLKSDENVRQRPQTLHVVPIIRSELIEEPVIVIPMDSDSLVETDGVTHTLLSVDSGKGGSQSLPTSPHELAASLLSNNSAIMRRKQKSDRDKPDDGQEDDDYQLPEQDEQSETEMTKPIEAPLSPQKDESSHNSSDNEFKPPLSTLSLNAEPFYPSPTFAPKSGPSLRADPRKFGPDHSSQPRGPPPGLSPTPDDAHMRPYPEGSYFKRPHPL
- the LOC135334063 gene encoding uncharacterized protein LOC135334063 isoform X2 — translated: MTPSPPLPYFPEGSHMPYSDYPSLEHHNPMAMDEPYSGPEDFPPMPMGRHSREHYRGRSPMMAPKSGHSRQHMHPNMEAYMHHLYMQRAREYSYRPQGPWDHHHHSHRLQVPPMEEGGIYDQQYLRKRQYIMKLIERERAIAAMERDEPRHPIDAPSPAKFEPDVSPSSIGSRGWDNPDFSEQSPEDPDLIPYRQSNLLPERPRRSRTYSMESDLGGEFVTDFPAVSAVGAPGQQFSSRGEKGSVSSKSLAPGRSRSAGWPAGEGKSTSPNWDSPNMWSTDTAPFYSNDITSDMSPLPISSGTTDPTSPSEDTTLSATTYDLFENQSIWSLSNADSSTLLSWAQ